A portion of the Adhaeribacter radiodurans genome contains these proteins:
- the dnaG gene encoding DNA primase — MALIKKETVDQILAQADIVEVVGDFVSLKKKGQNMWAPCPFHNEKSPSFSVSPAKGIYKCFGCGKAGNSVQFIMDVEGTSYVEALKYLARKYGIEIAEEATPEATKAQNDRDSQYILSNFAKDYYQNILFNHEQGKTIGLPYLHERGLGLPTIKKFELGYSLEAWDGFTNQALAQGYQQRFLESTGLTIFKDDKKYDRFRARVMFPIHNVSGRVIGFGARTLKSNDKTPKYLNSPESEIYHKSDVLYGLFQAKNAIRAQDVCYLVEGYLDVLSLSQGGIENVVASSGTSLTEGQIKLIGRYTKNITVLYDGDAAGIKASLRGIDLILEGGLNVNVVTFPQGDDPDSYIRKVGDLVFKEYIDAQAQDFITFKTNLYLHEAKDNPVKKADAIREIVTSIAKIPDSIKRQIFLKQCSALFGIDEDVLIAEFNKIYHQNRQQQQKQTSTAAPSRPLTDEELAEAEAYAQETEQEPDPELDLIYHHEKEVIRLALMYPANSLSDQGVYLLPYLLEQLDDTTFHTPVFQEIMDFARQKLEQGHFPRSEDFTNHPQSEVRTVAINLMSQKYELSENWQTHQIFVPREVDQLQYATDTALLRLKRCNVQQMIKENMEQLKSLTDFNAIKDQMEILKTLKTYEDQFSEQLGTVVAR, encoded by the coding sequence ATGGCCCTGATAAAAAAAGAAACGGTAGACCAGATTTTAGCGCAAGCCGATATTGTGGAGGTAGTGGGTGATTTTGTTTCCCTGAAAAAGAAGGGGCAGAATATGTGGGCACCATGCCCTTTTCACAACGAGAAGTCTCCTTCGTTTTCGGTATCGCCGGCAAAGGGAATTTACAAGTGCTTTGGCTGCGGTAAAGCGGGAAATTCGGTGCAGTTTATTATGGATGTAGAAGGCACCAGCTACGTGGAAGCTTTAAAATACCTGGCTAGAAAATACGGAATTGAAATAGCCGAAGAAGCAACCCCCGAAGCCACCAAAGCCCAAAACGACCGCGATAGCCAGTACATTCTTTCTAATTTTGCCAAAGATTATTACCAGAATATTCTTTTTAATCACGAACAAGGCAAAACCATTGGTTTGCCTTACTTACACGAGCGAGGTTTAGGTTTACCTACCATTAAAAAGTTTGAACTGGGTTATAGCCTGGAAGCCTGGGATGGTTTTACTAACCAAGCCCTGGCGCAAGGGTATCAGCAGCGTTTCTTAGAAAGCACCGGGCTAACCATTTTTAAAGACGATAAAAAATACGACCGCTTTCGGGCGCGCGTTATGTTTCCGATTCATAATGTATCAGGGCGGGTAATAGGGTTTGGGGCGCGAACGCTTAAATCAAACGATAAAACACCGAAATACCTGAATTCTCCGGAGTCGGAAATTTACCACAAGAGCGATGTGCTGTATGGCTTGTTTCAGGCCAAAAATGCCATTCGGGCACAGGATGTTTGTTATTTAGTAGAAGGATATTTAGACGTTTTATCGCTGAGCCAGGGTGGGATCGAAAACGTAGTAGCCTCTTCGGGTACTTCGCTTACCGAAGGACAAATTAAGCTGATTGGACGGTATACCAAAAACATAACTGTACTTTATGACGGCGATGCCGCGGGTATAAAAGCTTCTTTGCGCGGTATTGATTTAATTCTGGAAGGTGGCCTAAACGTGAATGTGGTAACTTTTCCGCAAGGCGACGACCCGGACTCATACATCCGGAAAGTAGGAGATTTAGTTTTTAAAGAGTACATCGATGCTCAGGCCCAGGATTTTATTACTTTTAAGACTAACCTTTACCTGCACGAGGCCAAAGACAACCCGGTAAAAAAAGCAGATGCCATCCGGGAAATAGTAACCAGTATTGCTAAAATTCCGGATTCTATAAAAAGGCAGATATTTTTAAAACAATGCAGCGCCTTGTTCGGGATCGACGAAGATGTACTGATTGCCGAATTTAATAAAATCTATCATCAGAATCGCCAGCAACAACAAAAACAAACCAGTACGGCTGCGCCGTCGCGGCCATTAACCGACGAAGAACTGGCCGAAGCGGAAGCATACGCTCAAGAAACTGAACAGGAACCCGATCCGGAACTGGATTTAATTTACCACCACGAGAAAGAAGTTATTCGGTTGGCACTTATGTATCCGGCCAATTCACTTTCCGACCAGGGTGTTTACCTGTTACCTTACCTGCTCGAACAACTAGATGATACTACTTTTCACACGCCGGTTTTTCAGGAGATAATGGATTTTGCCCGCCAAAAACTAGAACAAGGCCACTTTCCGCGTTCCGAAGATTTCACGAACCATCCGCAGTCCGAAGTACGTACGGTAGCCATTAATTTAATGAGCCAAAAATACGAGCTGAGCGAAAACTGGCAAACGCACCAGATATTTGTGCCCCGGGAAGTAGACCAATTGCAGTACGCCACCGATACCGCCTTATTACGCCTGAAACGTTGCAACGTACAGCAAATGATAAAGGAAAATATGGAACAACTTAAAAGTTTGACGGACTTCAACGCCATT
- a CDS encoding InlB B-repeat-containing protein, whose protein sequence is MKKNYTYYQQFLGIISRKWVVVAIFGFLISFQGYLAQSALSKKTSNTKQIQTANSDLKIAGFNLINANNDKAIQLITDGAVLNLAALPTRKLNIQAVTDPAKVGSVLFYLAGPVVRNHTENTAPYGLYRDVNGDFSAWTPPLGDYTLIATPYSQINGRGTAGTSSVIRFSVINQAQYTLTVASNEGGSVTKSPDQTRFNKGESVTLTATAAEGYQFNGWSGAAKGRANPLTLVMDGNKNLKANFGPLQPPGALISYLISQSPRLYTVSELTLGTLLYTDRTYQATSVPAFLNGAPFIKTPNDDKANRLPEVLSFELSQEATVYVAYDPLALVLPAWLSYWQKTTESIGINDPRIDHLDLYSKTFPAGTVTIGGNLARPALGSKNTYIVAVKASDNLRPYVTAVRPADGAADVPLDQSISVDLKYPSGQSINGNTVNPNTVKLFTVVSNDLKTPVEGTAVNASAAGDAITLSATLAPNTTYEFVITEQVQDGLGYSILPFTSRFSTTNTVGDVPTDLSGVSFTEQTLVDNTFGFDGFTSLTIGPDRRFYATTSGGKIERWDINPDGSLANNITIAPFDTTRRLLIGFRFDPNASATNLIAWISHSSGAFTNVPDWAGKISQINLNDPAQPIVTDYVINLPRSYKDHSTNSIDFGPDGALYFTQGSNSAMGAPDDAWGLRAEHLLTATVLRLDVNLLQQQSLPLDAKTEEGGTYNPYIPNAPLTIYATGLRNAYDLIWHSNGELYVPTNGSAAGGNLPELKAGTIWSNGQPYPGPDIPAIMDVRDTQSDYLFRIAQGGYYGHPNYLRNEYILNGGNPTEAQDPGEVVWTMNGVQYGYPVGTPTEPNYRGWSYDFGTNKSPDGVIEYKSNAFEGKLKGKLLVCRFSGGDDVIVLEPGTFNKDIIKATEGIKIPGLRRPFSNPLNIVEDLQNGNLYLSEYYDGNGDGKPRITLLRADQPAPATAARKNLGENIAPESAAAKAMLKVYPNPNAGDKIYADVQNFAPQELVTLTLYDVTGRLIQTKTSFTDQKGAILTEIYHKQPLKSGLYIIGATAVSGKKQAKLLVK, encoded by the coding sequence ATGAAAAAAAACTATACTTATTATCAACAATTTCTCGGCATTATTTCTAGAAAATGGGTTGTAGTAGCAATTTTCGGTTTTCTGATTAGCTTTCAGGGCTATTTAGCGCAGTCAGCTTTAAGTAAAAAAACAAGCAATACAAAACAGATTCAAACTGCCAATAGCGACTTAAAGATAGCAGGCTTTAACCTGATTAATGCCAATAACGATAAGGCTATCCAACTAATTACCGATGGTGCCGTCCTGAACTTAGCGGCTCTTCCCACTAGAAAATTAAATATTCAGGCAGTTACAGATCCTGCTAAGGTGGGCAGTGTGTTATTTTACTTAGCTGGACCTGTAGTGCGTAATCATACCGAAAATACAGCTCCGTATGGTTTATACCGAGATGTTAATGGTGATTTTAGTGCCTGGACACCACCTTTAGGGGATTACACTTTAATTGCTACTCCTTACTCCCAAATCAATGGCCGCGGAACAGCCGGTACTTCGTCCGTTATTCGTTTTAGTGTTATTAACCAGGCCCAGTATACCTTAACTGTTGCCAGTAACGAAGGTGGTAGTGTAACAAAAAGCCCGGATCAAACCCGATTTAATAAAGGGGAAAGTGTTACGTTAACCGCTACTGCCGCCGAAGGATACCAGTTTAATGGCTGGAGCGGCGCAGCAAAAGGCCGCGCTAATCCGCTCACGCTAGTAATGGATGGCAATAAAAACCTAAAGGCGAATTTTGGACCTTTACAGCCACCCGGCGCTTTAATATCGTACCTTATTTCCCAGAGTCCGCGGCTTTATACGGTATCCGAATTAACTCTTGGCACCCTTCTCTACACCGACCGCACGTACCAGGCCACTTCGGTACCCGCTTTTCTAAACGGGGCGCCTTTTATTAAAACACCCAACGATGATAAAGCGAATAGACTACCGGAGGTACTTTCGTTTGAACTGAGCCAGGAAGCAACCGTTTACGTGGCCTACGATCCGCTCGCTCTGGTTTTACCGGCATGGCTCAGCTACTGGCAAAAAACAACGGAAAGCATTGGTATTAATGATCCACGCATCGACCACCTGGATTTATACAGTAAAACCTTTCCGGCTGGTACCGTAACGATTGGAGGCAATCTGGCGCGTCCGGCTTTAGGTTCTAAAAACACGTATATTGTGGCAGTAAAAGCATCTGATAACTTACGGCCCTATGTAACGGCGGTGCGGCCCGCAGATGGAGCAGCAGATGTTCCTCTGGATCAGTCTATCTCCGTGGATTTAAAATATCCCAGTGGGCAATCCATTAATGGTAATACCGTTAACCCCAATACGGTTAAGTTATTTACCGTTGTATCCAACGATCTTAAAACTCCGGTGGAAGGAACGGCGGTAAATGCTTCGGCGGCCGGAGATGCAATCACGCTTTCAGCTACTTTAGCTCCCAATACTACTTACGAATTTGTTATTACCGAACAGGTACAAGATGGTTTGGGCTATTCTATTCTTCCTTTTACTTCCCGGTTTAGCACTACCAATACCGTTGGGGATGTGCCCACCGATTTATCGGGGGTATCTTTTACCGAACAAACTTTAGTAGATAATACCTTTGGCTTCGATGGATTTACGAGCCTGACCATTGGCCCGGACCGTCGGTTTTACGCGACTACTTCGGGTGGTAAAATAGAACGGTGGGATATTAATCCGGATGGTTCGCTGGCGAATAATATAACTATTGCCCCTTTTGATACGACCCGCAGGCTTTTAATTGGATTTCGTTTTGATCCGAATGCCTCGGCTACTAATTTAATTGCCTGGATAAGTCATTCTTCGGGGGCTTTTACCAATGTTCCGGATTGGGCCGGTAAAATATCGCAGATAAACTTAAACGATCCTGCCCAGCCAATTGTCACGGATTATGTAATTAATTTACCTCGTTCGTATAAAGATCATTCTACTAATTCTATTGATTTTGGCCCGGATGGTGCTTTGTATTTTACTCAAGGCAGTAATTCAGCAATGGGTGCGCCGGACGACGCATGGGGTTTGCGGGCAGAACATTTGCTTACTGCCACTGTATTACGATTAGATGTAAATTTACTTCAGCAGCAATCCTTACCGCTCGACGCAAAAACCGAAGAAGGAGGCACTTACAATCCTTATATTCCCAATGCGCCTTTAACTATTTACGCCACTGGCTTACGGAACGCTTACGATTTGATATGGCATTCTAATGGCGAATTGTACGTACCCACCAACGGCTCAGCGGCGGGAGGCAACTTGCCGGAACTTAAAGCCGGTACTATTTGGTCGAATGGCCAGCCTTACCCCGGACCCGATATTCCTGCCATTATGGATGTGCGCGATACCCAAAGCGACTACTTATTCCGGATAGCGCAAGGGGGTTACTACGGCCATCCTAATTATTTACGGAACGAATATATTCTAAACGGGGGTAACCCTACCGAAGCACAAGACCCTGGTGAAGTAGTCTGGACAATGAACGGGGTACAATACGGTTATCCGGTAGGTACCCCAACTGAACCCAATTACCGGGGCTGGTCATACGATTTTGGCACCAATAAATCGCCGGACGGAGTTATTGAGTACAAGAGCAATGCCTTTGAGGGCAAGCTAAAAGGTAAATTACTGGTTTGCCGCTTTAGTGGCGGCGACGATGTAATAGTACTGGAGCCGGGCACATTTAACAAAGATATTATAAAAGCAACCGAAGGCATTAAAATTCCGGGTTTACGCCGCCCGTTCTCTAATCCTTTAAACATAGTGGAAGATTTGCAAAACGGCAACTTGTACCTTTCAGAATATTACGATGGCAACGGCGATGGCAAACCCCGCATTACTTTATTACGAGCCGATCAGCCTGCTCCTGCTACTGCTGCCCGAAAGAATCTTGGAGAAAATATAGCTCCTGAAAGTGCGGCTGCTAAAGCTATGTTGAAAGTTTATCCTAACCCCAATGCGGGAGATAAAATTTACGCTGATGTGCAAAACTTCGCTCCTCAGGAACTGGTAACGCTCACTCTGTATGATGTAACAGGCCGGTTAATTCAAACAAAAACTAGTTTTACCGATCAAAAAGGAGCCATCCTCACCGAAATATACCATAAACAACCCCTAAAAAGCGGACTTTATATTATCGGGGCTACGGCTGTCTCTGGTAAAAAACAAGCCAAGTTGCTGGTAAAGTAA
- a CDS encoding Mrp/NBP35 family ATP-binding protein, with amino-acid sequence MAITQQDVLKALSYVEEPDLGKDLVTLNMIENIQINGKHVSFTVILTTPACPLKDLIRNACINAIKLMVDKEAEVTVNMTSRVTSARANNEGILGGIKNIIAVASGKGGVGKSTVTSNLAIALANSGAKVGLIDADISGPSIPVMFGVEEERPHVFRTPDGKNLIQPIEKFGIKLMSIGFLAPAESAVVWRGPMASSALKQFITETDWGELDYLLIDLPPGTSDIHLTLVQTVPVTGAVIVTTPQKVALADAQKGLQMFRQPQINVPVLGIIENMAYFTPAELPQNKYYIFGEGGAQKLAERWQVPVLGHIPLVQSIRESGDAGQPEIMKTESSAAAVFAEVAQAVAQQVSVRNAGLEKTKIVPIITQ; translated from the coding sequence ATGGCAATTACCCAACAAGATGTATTAAAAGCATTAAGTTATGTGGAGGAACCAGACTTAGGAAAAGACTTGGTTACTTTAAACATGATTGAAAATATTCAGATTAATGGTAAACACGTTTCCTTTACCGTTATTCTTACCACTCCGGCTTGCCCTTTAAAAGATCTAATCCGGAATGCCTGTATTAACGCCATTAAGTTAATGGTAGATAAAGAGGCGGAGGTTACCGTAAACATGACCTCGCGCGTTACTTCGGCCCGCGCCAACAACGAAGGCATACTCGGTGGCATAAAAAATATTATTGCGGTTGCTTCGGGTAAAGGTGGAGTAGGTAAATCTACGGTAACTTCAAACTTAGCCATTGCGCTGGCTAATTCCGGAGCTAAAGTTGGTTTAATTGATGCCGATATTTCGGGTCCATCTATTCCGGTTATGTTTGGAGTAGAAGAGGAACGTCCCCACGTATTTAGAACTCCGGACGGCAAAAATTTAATTCAACCCATAGAGAAATTTGGTATTAAGCTCATGTCTATTGGTTTTCTGGCTCCAGCCGAAAGTGCTGTAGTATGGCGCGGACCAATGGCCAGTTCTGCTTTAAAACAATTTATTACCGAAACGGACTGGGGCGAATTGGATTATTTGTTGATTGATTTACCTCCGGGAACCAGTGATATTCATTTAACGTTGGTACAAACAGTACCGGTTACGGGTGCTGTAATTGTAACTACGCCGCAAAAAGTAGCCTTAGCCGATGCTCAAAAAGGTTTACAAATGTTTCGTCAGCCGCAAATTAACGTGCCGGTTTTGGGCATTATCGAAAATATGGCTTACTTTACTCCTGCCGAACTCCCACAAAATAAGTATTATATTTTTGGAGAAGGTGGGGCTCAAAAGTTGGCTGAGCGTTGGCAAGTACCCGTTTTAGGGCACATTCCGTTGGTGCAAAGTATTCGGGAAAGTGGCGATGCCGGACAACCCGAAATCATGAAAACGGAATCGTCGGCTGCCGCCGTGTTCGCAGAAGTAGCGCAGGCAGTAGCGCAGCAAGTGTCAGTACGCAATGCCGGCTTAGAAAAAACCAAAATAGTACCCATTATTACGCAATAA
- a CDS encoding NifU family protein, which produces MVANQTGNIFLDRIEYALDQIRPYLEADGGNVKVLELTDEMVLKLEFMGACSACTMSTMTLKAGVEQAIKREVPEIRAVEAVNLTLPVA; this is translated from the coding sequence ATGGTAGCAAATCAAACAGGTAATATTTTCCTCGACCGGATAGAGTACGCACTGGATCAAATTCGGCCGTACCTGGAGGCGGACGGTGGCAACGTGAAAGTGTTGGAACTTACCGACGAGATGGTATTAAAACTCGAATTTATGGGTGCTTGCAGTGCTTGTACTATGTCTACTATGACGTTAAAAGCCGGGGTAGAACAGGCTATAAAGCGCGAAGTTCCGGAAATTAGAGCGGTAGAAGCAGTAAACCTTACTTTGCCGGTAGCTTAA
- the fahA gene encoding fumarylacetoacetase: protein MIKANDPQLHSWIQISTTSEFPIQNLPFGIFSTGHHDPRVGVAIGDYILDLCSVAQEGLFDLLDIDPTVFNRPYLNDFIALGKPTWRAVRERVSELLRTDNDEIRDNDQIMHRCLIKQINATLHLPVKISNYTDFYTSLEHATNVGLLFRDPENPLSSNWKHLPVGYHGRASSIVVSGTNIHRPKGQIKFNDSPLPAFMPTQQLDFELEFAFITGTNTALGTSISTAKAEDHIFGVVLFNDWSARDIQRWEYVPLGPFLGKNFASSVSPWVLTLDALEPFRVPGPHQNPAVLPYLEYTGNKHFDIQLKVYLQTLHHNSTLISETNTRHLYWNINQQLAHQTSNGCNIQVGDLYASGTISGTEPNSYGSLLELTWNGSKPILIADTFSRTFLEDGDTIIFKGCAEHNGIRIGFGEVRTKILPSI, encoded by the coding sequence ATGATAAAAGCCAACGATCCACAACTCCATTCCTGGATTCAAATTTCTACGACCAGCGAATTTCCTATCCAAAACCTTCCGTTTGGTATTTTTAGTACCGGTCACCACGACCCACGGGTAGGAGTAGCCATTGGCGATTATATTCTGGATTTATGCTCAGTAGCTCAGGAAGGATTGTTTGACCTGTTGGATATTGACCCTACGGTTTTTAACCGACCTTATTTAAACGACTTTATCGCTTTAGGTAAACCCACCTGGCGGGCAGTACGGGAACGCGTTTCGGAGTTATTACGAACCGACAACGACGAAATACGCGACAACGACCAAATCATGCATCGGTGCTTGATAAAGCAAATAAATGCGACTTTACATTTGCCGGTAAAAATTAGTAATTACACCGATTTTTATACCAGTCTGGAACATGCTACCAACGTCGGACTTCTCTTCAGGGATCCCGAAAATCCGCTTTCTTCCAACTGGAAACATTTACCCGTAGGTTACCATGGCCGGGCTTCTTCTATTGTTGTTTCAGGCACCAATATTCATCGTCCGAAAGGCCAGATTAAATTCAACGATTCGCCGCTCCCCGCTTTTATGCCTACGCAGCAACTCGATTTTGAATTAGAATTTGCCTTTATTACAGGTACCAATACGGCTCTGGGAACATCCATTTCTACCGCCAAAGCCGAAGATCATATTTTCGGAGTAGTTTTATTTAACGACTGGTCGGCCAGGGATATTCAGCGTTGGGAATATGTGCCTTTGGGGCCATTTTTAGGAAAAAATTTTGCTTCTTCGGTATCGCCCTGGGTATTAACCTTAGATGCATTAGAGCCTTTTCGGGTACCGGGTCCTCATCAAAACCCGGCCGTTTTGCCTTACTTAGAATACACCGGAAATAAACATTTTGATATTCAATTAAAGGTTTATCTTCAAACGCTCCATCATAATTCAACCCTTATTAGTGAAACGAACACGCGCCATTTGTATTGGAACATCAATCAACAACTCGCCCACCAAACCAGCAATGGTTGCAACATTCAGGTAGGCGATTTATACGCTTCCGGCACCATAAGCGGCACTGAGCCTAACTCTTACGGTTCGTTGTTAGAACTAACCTGGAACGGCAGTAAACCTATTTTAATAGCGGATACTTTCTCCCGAACTTTCCTTGAAGATGGCGACACGATAATATTTAAAGGCTGCGCCGAACACAATGGTATCCGGATTGGCTTTGGTGAAGTGCGAACCAAAATTTTACCATCTATCTAA
- the pncA gene encoding bifunctional nicotinamidase/pyrazinamidase: MKALLLIDIQNDFLPGGALAVPEGDQIIQVVNQLQPHFDLVIATQDWHPILHKSFASQHSDKQVFETINLNGLEQVLWPDHCVRGTPGAEFSQVLETNRIEAIFRKGTNPEIDSYSGFYDNGHRKSTGLADYLRGKQVRQVFVAGLAADYCVYFSIKDALQEGFKTYLIEDATRPISPEGFEKAKADIHNRGGKIIQSGALL, from the coding sequence ATGAAAGCGTTACTCTTAATTGATATTCAGAATGATTTTTTACCCGGAGGGGCTTTGGCCGTACCCGAAGGTGACCAGATAATTCAGGTAGTTAACCAATTGCAACCACACTTTGATTTGGTAATAGCTACGCAAGATTGGCATCCTATCTTGCATAAAAGTTTCGCTTCCCAACATTCTGATAAGCAAGTATTTGAGACTATAAATTTAAATGGACTGGAACAAGTACTCTGGCCCGATCACTGCGTGCGAGGAACGCCAGGAGCTGAGTTTTCCCAAGTACTGGAAACCAACCGCATAGAGGCCATTTTCCGGAAGGGTACCAATCCGGAAATTGATTCGTACAGTGGTTTCTACGATAATGGTCACCGGAAAAGTACCGGTTTGGCCGATTATTTACGCGGGAAGCAAGTGCGACAGGTATTTGTAGCTGGTTTAGCTGCCGATTATTGCGTTTATTTTTCGATTAAGGATGCTTTACAGGAAGGTTTTAAAACGTATTTAATTGAAGATGCCACTCGCCCGATAAGTCCGGAAGGATTTGAGAAGGCGAAAGCAGATATTCATAACAGAGGCGGCAAAATTATCCAAAGCGGGGCTTTGTTGTAA
- a CDS encoding COG4315 family predicted lipoprotein: MKHLFRNSLRFLLPALLLFTFSCDDDKEDNNTPTPPTVTEQVKLQNSSSLGSYLVDKDGRALYYFSNDADGQNNCPGGCEALWPYFFVENLTADMLGDGLDLADFATITAANGKKQLTYKTWPLYYYAPAANGTNTLEAPNQTTGEGVGGVWFVAKPDYTIMLVNTQLVGDDGKNYKSDYTEGEGKTIYFTDGKGLTLYGFKPDKANKNTWTKSDFSNNSIWPIYETDKVVVPSTLDKALFSTTDVFGKKQLTYKGWPLYYFGPDDEVRGSNKGVSVPSPGVWPVIQKDIAAAPPQ, from the coding sequence ATGAAACACCTATTCCGAAACAGCTTACGTTTTCTGCTCCCCGCCTTGCTTCTGTTTACTTTTAGTTGCGATGATGACAAAGAGGACAACAATACTCCCACTCCGCCCACCGTTACCGAGCAGGTAAAACTCCAGAATAGTTCTTCGCTGGGTAGTTACCTGGTTGATAAAGATGGTCGTGCCTTATATTATTTTTCGAATGATGCTGATGGCCAAAACAATTGTCCTGGCGGTTGCGAAGCCTTATGGCCTTACTTTTTTGTGGAGAACCTAACGGCCGATATGTTGGGTGATGGCTTAGATTTAGCAGATTTTGCTACAATTACAGCGGCAAACGGCAAAAAGCAATTGACTTATAAAACCTGGCCTTTGTATTATTACGCTCCGGCCGCAAATGGTACCAATACCTTAGAGGCTCCTAACCAAACTACCGGCGAAGGAGTAGGAGGGGTTTGGTTTGTAGCCAAACCTGATTATACCATTATGCTGGTAAATACTCAATTGGTAGGTGATGATGGAAAAAATTATAAATCGGATTATACCGAAGGCGAAGGCAAAACCATTTACTTTACGGATGGTAAAGGCTTAACCCTGTACGGATTTAAGCCAGATAAAGCCAATAAAAATACCTGGACTAAATCCGATTTTTCTAATAATTCCATCTGGCCCATTTATGAAACCGATAAAGTAGTCGTTCCTTCTACCCTGGATAAAGCCTTGTTTAGCACTACAGATGTATTTGGTAAAAAACAACTAACCTATAAAGGCTGGCCTTTGTATTATTTTGGGCCGGATGATGAGGTGCGAGGATCTAACAAAGGCGTAAGCGTACCGTCACCTGGTGTATGGCCGGTTATTCAAAAAGATATTGCTGCTGCTCCCCCACAATAA